A window of Thunnus thynnus chromosome 17, fThuThy2.1, whole genome shotgun sequence contains these coding sequences:
- the gcgra gene encoding glucagon receptor isoform X1, translated as MSRLFLLLATLIVSSSIQMSPAATLDKLKESWEKYMTDCNNNNSQDPPSTGLVCNRTFDNYVCWPDGLPNTTVSVPCPWYLPWHHKVQHGMVYQECNASGQWVTTNNSTECDSNDTSQQYYGHIRIMYTVGYSLSLVALVLALGILIFFRKLHCMRNNIHMNLFASFILRALSILIKDALLDANIMSKDLSRDQEQGFTRTSMPPVEMLVNSEVSGDLQTMVSCRIAVVMMQYSIMANSYWLLVEGIYLHNLLVITVFTERNYFKIYLCIGWGTPLIFVVPWVISKYLYENQECWERNINMNYWWIIRSPILLAVVINFLIFIHIIKILVSKLRAHQMRYTDYKFRLAKSTLTLIPLLGIHQVVFIFVTDESTETTIGLRLTKLFIDLFFSSFQGLLVAILYCFVNKEVQSEVLKNWKRWKLGRNIEEEYRHTYSNTPNSKTGSLLNHVSRPPHLPDIAKTSAPICSPEERHMLVAGCHNGVIHSKGAGQCASPLHEGTISNCTLVEDISLSDKGQCYEVQRENVESHL; from the exons ATGTCCCGGCTGTTCCTCCTTTTGGCAACGCTCATTGTCTCCAGCAGCATCCAG ATGTCTCCTGCTGCTACCCTGGATAAGCTGAAGGAGAGTTGGGAAAAGTACATGACGgactgtaacaacaacaacagtcaagACCCACCGAGCACCG GCCTTGTGTGCAACAGGACTTTTGACAATTACGTCTGTTGGCCTGATGGACTCCCCAACACAACTGTCAGTGTGCCATGTCCGTGGTATCTGCCGTGGCACCATAAAG ttCAGCATGGCATGGTGTATCAGGAATGTAATGCAAGCGGCCAGTGGGTGACCACGAACAATAGCACCGAGTGTGACTCTAATGATACAAGTCAG CAGTACTATGGGCACATTCGGATCATGTACACAGTGGGATATTCCTTATCACTTGTGGCTTTGGTGTTGGCACTTGGCATCCTCATATTCTTCAG GAAACTACACTGCATGAGGAACAACATCCATATGAATCTGTTTGCCTCCTTTATCCTGCGAGCGCTGTCTATCCTTATCAAAGACGCTCTGTTGGATGCCAACATTATGTCAAAGGACCTCAGCAGAGACCAGGAGCAGGGATTCACACGGACATCTATGCCTCCAGTGGAGATGCTGGTCAACAGTGAGGTCAGTGGTGATCTCCAG ACAATGGTTAGCTGTCGCATCGCCGTGGTGATGATGCAGTACAGCATTATGGCCAACAGCTACTGGCTGCTGGTGGAAGGCATCTACCTCCACAACCTCCTGGTCATCACTGTGTTTACAGAGAGGAACTACTTCAAAATCTACCTTTGCATTGGCTGGG GTACCCCGTTAATATTCGTCGTGCCCTGGGTGATATCTAAATACCTTTATGAAAATCAAGA GTGCTGGGAGCgaaatataaacatgaattaCTGGTGGATCATCCGTTCTCCAATACTGCTGGCAGTTGTG ATCAACTTTCTTATCTTTATCCATATAATTAAAATTCTCGTGTCAAAACTGCGAGCGCACCAAATGAGATACACAGATTACAAGTTCAG GTTGGCTAAGTCCACTCTAACCCTGATCCCGCTGCTGGGTATCCATCAGGTggtctttatttttgtgacagATGAGTCCACCGAGACCACAATCGGTTTGCGTCTCACCAAGCTTTTCATCgacctcttcttctcctctttccag GGTCTCCTTGTGGCCATCTTGTACTGCTTTGTCAACAAAGAA GTGCAGTCCGAGGTCCTGAAGAATTGGAAACGGTGGAAGCTAGGGAGGAACATTGAGGAGGAATACCGCCATACCTACAGCAATACCCCCAACTCAAAGACCGGCAGCCTGTTGAACCACGTCTCTCGGCCGCCTCATCTACCAGACATCGCCAAAACCTCTGCCCCGATCTGCAGCCCTGAGGAGAGGCACATGCTTGTGGCTGGCTGCCACAATGGTGTGATCCACAGTAAAGGAGCAGGCCAGTGTGCGTCCCCGCTGCACGAGGGGACCATCAGTAACTGCACCCTAGTGGAGGACATCAGCCTTTCGGACAAGGGGCAGTGTTACGAGGTTCAGAGAGAGAATGTGGAGAGCCACCTTTGA
- the gcgra gene encoding glucagon receptor isoform X2 produces the protein MSRLFLLLATLIVSSSIQMSPAATLDKLKESWEKYMTDCNNNNSQDPPSTGLVCNRTFDNYVCWPDGLPNTTVSVPCPWYLPWHHKVQHGMVYQECNASGQWVTTNNSTECDSNDTSQQYYGHIRIMYTVGYSLSLVALVLALGILIFFRKLHCMRNNIHMNLFASFILRALSILIKDALLDANIMSKDLSRDQEQGFTRTSMPPVEMLVNSETMVSCRIAVVMMQYSIMANSYWLLVEGIYLHNLLVITVFTERNYFKIYLCIGWGTPLIFVVPWVISKYLYENQECWERNINMNYWWIIRSPILLAVVINFLIFIHIIKILVSKLRAHQMRYTDYKFRLAKSTLTLIPLLGIHQVVFIFVTDESTETTIGLRLTKLFIDLFFSSFQGLLVAILYCFVNKEVQSEVLKNWKRWKLGRNIEEEYRHTYSNTPNSKTGSLLNHVSRPPHLPDIAKTSAPICSPEERHMLVAGCHNGVIHSKGAGQCASPLHEGTISNCTLVEDISLSDKGQCYEVQRENVESHL, from the exons ATGTCCCGGCTGTTCCTCCTTTTGGCAACGCTCATTGTCTCCAGCAGCATCCAG ATGTCTCCTGCTGCTACCCTGGATAAGCTGAAGGAGAGTTGGGAAAAGTACATGACGgactgtaacaacaacaacagtcaagACCCACCGAGCACCG GCCTTGTGTGCAACAGGACTTTTGACAATTACGTCTGTTGGCCTGATGGACTCCCCAACACAACTGTCAGTGTGCCATGTCCGTGGTATCTGCCGTGGCACCATAAAG ttCAGCATGGCATGGTGTATCAGGAATGTAATGCAAGCGGCCAGTGGGTGACCACGAACAATAGCACCGAGTGTGACTCTAATGATACAAGTCAG CAGTACTATGGGCACATTCGGATCATGTACACAGTGGGATATTCCTTATCACTTGTGGCTTTGGTGTTGGCACTTGGCATCCTCATATTCTTCAG GAAACTACACTGCATGAGGAACAACATCCATATGAATCTGTTTGCCTCCTTTATCCTGCGAGCGCTGTCTATCCTTATCAAAGACGCTCTGTTGGATGCCAACATTATGTCAAAGGACCTCAGCAGAGACCAGGAGCAGGGATTCACACGGACATCTATGCCTCCAGTGGAGATGCTGGTCAACAGTGAG ACAATGGTTAGCTGTCGCATCGCCGTGGTGATGATGCAGTACAGCATTATGGCCAACAGCTACTGGCTGCTGGTGGAAGGCATCTACCTCCACAACCTCCTGGTCATCACTGTGTTTACAGAGAGGAACTACTTCAAAATCTACCTTTGCATTGGCTGGG GTACCCCGTTAATATTCGTCGTGCCCTGGGTGATATCTAAATACCTTTATGAAAATCAAGA GTGCTGGGAGCgaaatataaacatgaattaCTGGTGGATCATCCGTTCTCCAATACTGCTGGCAGTTGTG ATCAACTTTCTTATCTTTATCCATATAATTAAAATTCTCGTGTCAAAACTGCGAGCGCACCAAATGAGATACACAGATTACAAGTTCAG GTTGGCTAAGTCCACTCTAACCCTGATCCCGCTGCTGGGTATCCATCAGGTggtctttatttttgtgacagATGAGTCCACCGAGACCACAATCGGTTTGCGTCTCACCAAGCTTTTCATCgacctcttcttctcctctttccag GGTCTCCTTGTGGCCATCTTGTACTGCTTTGTCAACAAAGAA GTGCAGTCCGAGGTCCTGAAGAATTGGAAACGGTGGAAGCTAGGGAGGAACATTGAGGAGGAATACCGCCATACCTACAGCAATACCCCCAACTCAAAGACCGGCAGCCTGTTGAACCACGTCTCTCGGCCGCCTCATCTACCAGACATCGCCAAAACCTCTGCCCCGATCTGCAGCCCTGAGGAGAGGCACATGCTTGTGGCTGGCTGCCACAATGGTGTGATCCACAGTAAAGGAGCAGGCCAGTGTGCGTCCCCGCTGCACGAGGGGACCATCAGTAACTGCACCCTAGTGGAGGACATCAGCCTTTCGGACAAGGGGCAGTGTTACGAGGTTCAGAGAGAGAATGTGGAGAGCCACCTTTGA